In Archangium violaceum, the following are encoded in one genomic region:
- the sdhA gene encoding succinate dehydrogenase flavoprotein subunit, with product MAAAARFTVVGGGLAGLMTTIKLAEAGHQVDILSLVPVKRSHSVCAQGGINGAVNTKGEGDSPEIHVKDTLRGGDFLAEQISVRGMCYAAPGIIYLLDRMGVTFNRTPEGLLDFRRFGGTLHHRTAFAGATTGQQLLYALDEQVRRWEAEGRVTKYEYWEWLGTVKDGSGRVIGSVAMDLRTNEIRTFPAEAVCLATGGPGIVFGRSTNSIINTGTAAGRAFMEGAIYANGEFIQVHPTSIPGEDKLRLMSESVRGEGGRVWVPRKKGDTRSPKDIPESERFYFLEEKYPKYKNLVPRDVATREIFTVCREMGLGLDGGDAVYLDVTHIPAHVLTAKLGGVMEIYEKFVGDDPRYVPMKIFPGMHYSMGGLYVRFEAGPNNEPLAGSPINQSTNIPGLYAAGEADYAYHGANRLGANSLLSCIYSGMIGGPAMVSFAKSQSKSATDADNQKYFAESKKFWEERFATIKKMDGKENAYGLTKELGDLMTENCTVVRYNDRLKKTLERIRDFKDRWKNLNALDTGSVGNRSISYANQLWNMFELAEVIAKSALLRDESRGAHYKPEFSLPEPKTKDPREDPSWMELWKKRHDKWAKTTIAKYAVEGPQISYEDIPTPVLDPEPRWYA from the coding sequence ATGGCAGCAGCAGCGCGGTTCACGGTGGTGGGCGGCGGACTCGCCGGGCTGATGACCACCATCAAGCTTGCCGAGGCGGGCCACCAGGTCGACATCCTGTCGCTCGTGCCGGTGAAGCGTTCCCACTCGGTCTGCGCCCAGGGCGGTATCAACGGCGCGGTGAATACGAAGGGTGAGGGCGACTCCCCGGAGATCCACGTCAAGGACACGCTGCGCGGCGGCGACTTCCTGGCCGAGCAGATCTCCGTTCGCGGCATGTGCTACGCGGCCCCGGGCATCATCTACCTGCTCGACCGCATGGGGGTGACCTTCAACCGCACGCCCGAGGGTCTGCTGGACTTCCGGCGCTTCGGCGGCACGCTGCACCACCGGACGGCCTTCGCGGGCGCCACCACGGGCCAGCAGCTGCTGTACGCGCTGGACGAGCAGGTGCGCCGCTGGGAGGCCGAGGGCCGCGTCACCAAGTACGAGTACTGGGAGTGGCTCGGCACGGTGAAGGACGGCTCGGGCCGCGTCATCGGCAGCGTGGCCATGGATCTGCGCACCAATGAGATCCGCACCTTCCCGGCCGAGGCCGTGTGCCTGGCCACCGGTGGTCCGGGCATCGTCTTCGGGCGCTCCACCAACTCCATCATCAACACCGGTACCGCCGCTGGTCGCGCTTTCATGGAAGGCGCCATCTACGCCAACGGCGAGTTCATCCAGGTGCACCCCACCTCCATCCCGGGTGAGGACAAGCTGCGCCTGATGAGCGAGTCCGTGCGTGGCGAGGGTGGCCGCGTCTGGGTGCCGCGCAAGAAGGGCGACACGCGCAGCCCCAAGGACATCCCCGAGAGCGAGCGCTTCTACTTCCTCGAGGAGAAGTACCCCAAGTACAAGAACCTCGTGCCGCGCGACGTGGCCACGCGTGAGATCTTCACCGTGTGCCGCGAGATGGGCCTGGGGCTCGACGGCGGCGACGCCGTGTACCTGGACGTCACGCACATCCCGGCCCACGTCCTCACCGCCAAGCTGGGCGGCGTGATGGAGATCTACGAGAAGTTCGTGGGTGACGATCCGCGCTACGTGCCCATGAAGATCTTCCCGGGCATGCACTACTCGATGGGTGGCCTGTACGTGCGCTTCGAGGCGGGTCCGAACAACGAGCCGCTCGCCGGCAGCCCCATCAACCAGTCCACCAACATCCCTGGCCTGTACGCCGCGGGCGAGGCGGACTACGCCTACCATGGCGCGAACCGCCTGGGCGCCAACTCGCTGCTGTCCTGCATCTACAGCGGCATGATCGGCGGCCCGGCCATGGTGTCCTTCGCCAAGAGCCAGTCCAAGAGCGCCACCGACGCGGACAACCAGAAGTACTTCGCCGAGTCGAAGAAGTTCTGGGAGGAGCGCTTCGCCACCATCAAGAAGATGGACGGCAAGGAGAACGCGTACGGGCTCACCAAGGAGCTCGGCGACCTGATGACGGAGAACTGCACCGTCGTCCGCTACAACGACCGGCTCAAGAAGACGCTGGAGCGCATCCGCGACTTCAAGGACCGCTGGAAGAACCTCAACGCGCTGGACACCGGCAGCGTGGGCAACCGCAGCATCTCCTACGCCAACCAGCTCTGGAACATGTTCGAGCTGGCCGAGGTGATCGCCAAGAGCGCGCTCCTGCGCGACGAGAGCCGCGGCGCCCACTACAAGCCGGAGTTCTCGCTGCCCGAGCCCAAGACGAAGGATCCTCGCGAGGATCCCTCGTGGATGGAGCTGTGGAAGAAGCGTCACGACAAGTGGGCCAAGACGACCATCGCGAAGTACGCGGTGGAGGGCCCGCAGATCAGCTACGAGGACATCCCCACGCCCGTGCTCGACCCCGAGCCGCGCTGGTACGCCTAA
- the sdhB gene encoding succinate dehydrogenase iron-sulfur subunit, with protein sequence MDNATAQAPVSTNTKHVTFRIWRQDGPDKAGRYDEFRVPYGKGANVVSCLMEIQRNPVTTDGRRVPPVIWDAACLEEVCGSCAMNINGRVRMACSALIDRIIGDGEPIITLEPMKKFPVTRDLAVDRSRMFDALKRVKAWINIDGTHNLGPGPRQSPGDQTVMYKLSTCITCGSCLEACPQVTIDNDFIGAASISQARLFNMNPTGKMNAEERVRGLMGPGGIQDCGKAQNCVKVCPKEIPLTTSIAVMNREVTKQVIKDIFFDQEDEKKSAGGPA encoded by the coding sequence ATGGACAACGCGACCGCGCAGGCGCCTGTCAGCACCAACACCAAGCACGTCACCTTCCGCATCTGGCGCCAGGACGGCCCGGACAAGGCGGGCCGCTACGACGAATTCCGCGTTCCCTACGGCAAGGGCGCCAACGTCGTCTCCTGCCTCATGGAGATCCAGCGCAACCCCGTCACCACCGACGGCCGCAGGGTGCCCCCGGTCATCTGGGACGCCGCCTGCCTCGAGGAGGTCTGTGGTAGCTGCGCCATGAACATCAACGGGCGGGTCCGCATGGCCTGCTCGGCGCTGATCGACCGCATCATCGGGGACGGGGAGCCCATCATCACCCTGGAGCCGATGAAGAAGTTCCCGGTCACGCGCGACCTGGCGGTGGATCGCAGCCGCATGTTCGACGCGCTCAAGCGCGTGAAGGCGTGGATCAACATCGACGGCACGCACAACCTCGGCCCCGGCCCGCGTCAGTCCCCGGGTGACCAGACGGTGATGTACAAGCTGTCCACGTGCATCACCTGCGGCAGCTGCCTCGAGGCGTGCCCCCAGGTGACGATCGACAACGACTTCATCGGCGCCGCCTCCATCAGCCAGGCCCGCCTCTTCAACATGAACCCCACCGGCAAGATGAACGCCGAGGAGCGCGTCCGGGGTCTCATGGGGCCGGGCGGCATCCAGGACTGCGGCAAGGCGCAGAACTGCGTGAAGGTGTGCCCGAAGGAGATCCCCCTGACCACGTCCATCGCGGTGATGAACCGCGAGGTGACCAAGCAGGTCATCAAGGACATCTTCTTCGACCAGGAGGACGAGAAGAAGTCCGCGGGCGGTCCTGCCTAG
- the sucC gene encoding ADP-forming succinate--CoA ligase subunit beta, with protein sequence MKIHEYQGKELFRKYGVPTPRGILALSPNEAEAAAKELATPVVVVKAQIHAGGRGKGGGVKLAKSPAEAKELAKQMLGMKLKTIQTGPEGQTVHKVYIEEGLAIGQELYLGVTLDRATSRITFMASREGGVEIEEVAAHSPEKILREAVDPAVGFQDFQGRKLAFGLGLTGPTVNKFVQFCSALYRMYVETDSSLVEINPLVILKDGGVVALDAKVNFDENALYRHKDLIEYRDVAEEEPRETQAKEWDLAYIALEGNIGCMVNGAGLAMATMDTIKLVGGAPANFLDVGGGASKEKVTAAFKLILADPAVKAVLVNIFGGIMKCDVIAEGIIAAAKEVQLKVPLVVRLEGTNVEKGKELLRNSGLAITPADNLRQAAEKAVAALK encoded by the coding sequence ATGAAGATCCACGAGTACCAGGGCAAGGAACTCTTCCGGAAGTATGGCGTCCCCACGCCGAGGGGCATCCTCGCGCTCTCGCCCAACGAGGCCGAGGCGGCCGCCAAGGAGTTGGCGACCCCCGTGGTCGTCGTGAAGGCCCAGATCCACGCGGGTGGCCGCGGCAAGGGTGGCGGCGTGAAGCTCGCCAAGAGCCCCGCCGAGGCCAAGGAGCTCGCCAAGCAGATGCTCGGCATGAAGCTCAAGACGATCCAGACCGGGCCCGAGGGCCAGACGGTCCACAAGGTCTACATCGAGGAGGGCCTGGCCATCGGTCAGGAGCTGTACCTCGGCGTGACGCTGGATCGCGCCACCTCGCGCATCACCTTCATGGCCTCCCGTGAGGGCGGCGTGGAGATTGAAGAGGTGGCCGCCCACAGCCCGGAGAAGATCCTCCGCGAGGCGGTGGACCCGGCGGTGGGCTTCCAGGACTTCCAGGGCCGCAAGCTGGCCTTCGGCCTGGGCCTCACCGGCCCCACGGTGAACAAGTTCGTCCAGTTCTGCTCCGCGCTCTACCGCATGTACGTGGAGACGGACTCCTCCCTGGTGGAGATCAACCCGCTCGTCATCCTCAAGGATGGCGGCGTGGTGGCGCTCGACGCGAAGGTGAACTTCGACGAGAACGCCCTCTACCGGCACAAGGACCTCATCGAGTACCGCGACGTGGCCGAAGAGGAGCCTCGCGAGACCCAGGCCAAGGAGTGGGACCTGGCGTACATCGCGCTCGAGGGCAACATCGGCTGCATGGTGAACGGCGCGGGTCTGGCCATGGCCACCATGGACACCATCAAGCTGGTGGGCGGTGCGCCGGCCAACTTCCTGGACGTGGGCGGTGGCGCGAGCAAGGAGAAGGTGACGGCGGCCTTCAAGCTCATCCTCGCCGACCCGGCCGTGAAGGCGGTGCTCGTCAACATCTTCGGCGGCATCATGAAGTGCGACGTCATCGCCGAGGGCATCATCGCCGCGGCGAAGGAAGTGCAGCTCAAGGTTCCGCTCGTGGTGCGGCTCGAGGGCACCAACGTGGAGAAGGGCAAGGAGCTGCTGCGCAACTCCGGCCTCGCCATCACCCCCGCCGACAACCTCCGCCAGGCCGCTGAGAAGGCCGTCGCGGCGTTGAAGTAG
- the sucD gene encoding succinate--CoA ligase subunit alpha yields the protein MSILVNENTKVLCQGITGSAGSFHSKQMLEYGTKLVAGVTPGKGGTDFEGKVPVFNSVADAVKQTGANTSVVFVPPPFAADSIMEAADAGISLIITITEGIPVNDMVRAKRYLQGKPGVRLIGPNCPGVITPGAKCKIGIMPGHIHKPGRIGVVSRSGTLTYEAVFQLTQLGLGQSTAVGIGGDPVNGTDFVDVLKLFNADPETDAVIMIGEIGGDAEERGAEYVAREFTKPIAGFIAGQSAPPGKRMGHAGAIISGGKGTASEKIKAMEAAGIVMAASPAELGTTLQEAVKRGVPKKNR from the coding sequence ATGAGCATCCTCGTCAACGAGAACACGAAGGTCCTCTGCCAGGGCATCACCGGCTCGGCGGGCTCGTTCCACTCCAAGCAGATGCTGGAGTACGGCACGAAGCTGGTCGCGGGCGTCACGCCGGGCAAGGGTGGCACCGACTTCGAGGGCAAGGTCCCTGTCTTCAACTCGGTGGCCGACGCGGTGAAGCAGACCGGCGCCAACACCTCGGTCGTCTTCGTTCCGCCCCCCTTCGCCGCCGACTCCATCATGGAGGCCGCCGACGCGGGCATCTCCCTCATCATCACCATCACCGAGGGCATCCCCGTCAACGACATGGTCCGCGCCAAGCGCTACCTGCAGGGTAAGCCGGGCGTGCGCCTGATCGGCCCCAACTGCCCCGGTGTCATCACCCCGGGCGCGAAGTGCAAGATCGGCATCATGCCGGGCCACATCCACAAGCCGGGCCGCATCGGCGTGGTGTCGCGCTCCGGTACGCTCACCTACGAGGCCGTGTTCCAGCTCACCCAGCTGGGCCTGGGCCAGTCCACCGCGGTGGGCATCGGCGGTGACCCGGTCAACGGCACGGACTTCGTGGACGTGCTGAAGCTCTTCAACGCCGACCCCGAGACGGACGCCGTCATCATGATCGGCGAGATTGGTGGCGACGCCGAGGAGCGCGGCGCCGAGTACGTGGCGCGCGAGTTCACCAAGCCCATCGCCGGCTTCATCGCCGGCCAGTCCGCTCCCCCGGGCAAGCGCATGGGCCACGCCGGTGCCATCATCTCCGGTGGCAAGGGCACGGCCTCCGAGAAGATCAAGGCGATGGAGGCCGCTGGCATCGTCATGGCCGCCAGCCCCGCCGAGCTCGGCACCACGCTGCAGGAGGCCGTCAAGCGCGGCGTCCCCAAGAAGAACCGCTAG
- the ndk gene encoding nucleoside-diphosphate kinase, producing MAIERTLSIIKPDGLQKGVIGKIISRFEEKGLKPVAIRLQQLSQAQAEGFYAVHKARPFFKDLVNFMISGPVVLMVLEGENAVLANRDIMGATNPANAAPGTIRRDFATSIDQNTVHGSDSLENAKIEIAYFFRETEIHGYEYSGKK from the coding sequence ATGGCCATCGAGCGTACGCTGTCCATCATCAAGCCCGACGGGCTGCAGAAGGGCGTCATCGGCAAGATCATCTCCCGCTTCGAGGAGAAGGGTCTCAAGCCGGTCGCCATCCGCCTGCAGCAGCTCTCCCAGGCCCAGGCCGAGGGGTTCTACGCCGTCCACAAGGCGCGTCCCTTCTTCAAGGACCTGGTCAACTTCATGATCTCCGGCCCCGTGGTGCTCATGGTGCTGGAGGGTGAGAACGCCGTCCTGGCCAACCGCGACATCATGGGCGCCACCAACCCGGCCAACGCCGCCCCTGGCACCATCCGCCGCGACTTCGCCACCAGCATCGACCAGAACACGGTGCACGGCTCGGACAGCCTCGAGAACGCCAAGATCGAGATCGCGTACTTCTTCCGCGAGACCGAGATCCACGGCTACGAGTACTCCGGCAAGAAGTAG
- the sbnB gene encoding 2,3-diaminopropionate biosynthesis protein SbnB, protein MSFEFSIVPGKVIHEIIHGDIAGCVQQVERAYLLHGERKSVNPDSYFLRFPDKPDARIIALPAYLGGDYDVAGLKWISSFPSNVKKGFPRASAALLLNDYETGYPFACLESSIISAARTAGSAVLAAQWLNGGQRRTRSLGIVGNGLIARYIYDFFLKMNWEVDEVWLYDTTPGEAERFADKVCDKARHRRVHVAPDLATTLRSSDMVLLATTVPTPYITDASLLSHHPIVLNISLRDVSPEIVLASHNIVDDVEHVMKANTSPHLAEKLSGGRGFVTGTLAQLIQGECKVDRSRTILFSPFGLGVLDLAVGSWVFEQAKAAGKTVEINDFFYELTR, encoded by the coding sequence ATGTCCTTCGAATTCTCCATCGTCCCCGGCAAGGTCATCCACGAGATCATCCATGGCGACATCGCCGGCTGCGTCCAGCAGGTGGAGCGAGCCTATCTGCTCCATGGCGAGCGCAAGAGCGTCAACCCGGACAGCTACTTCCTGCGCTTCCCCGACAAGCCGGACGCCCGCATCATCGCCCTTCCGGCCTACCTGGGCGGGGACTACGACGTCGCGGGACTGAAGTGGATCTCCAGCTTCCCGTCCAACGTGAAGAAGGGCTTCCCCCGGGCCTCCGCCGCGCTGCTGCTCAATGACTACGAGACGGGCTACCCCTTTGCCTGTCTGGAGAGCTCCATCATCTCGGCGGCGCGCACGGCGGGCTCTGCGGTGCTGGCGGCGCAGTGGCTGAATGGAGGGCAGCGGCGCACGCGCTCGCTGGGCATCGTCGGCAATGGCCTCATCGCCCGCTACATCTACGACTTCTTCCTGAAGATGAACTGGGAGGTGGATGAGGTCTGGCTGTACGACACCACGCCCGGCGAGGCCGAGCGCTTCGCGGACAAGGTGTGCGACAAGGCGCGGCACCGCCGTGTGCACGTGGCGCCGGATCTGGCCACCACGCTGCGCTCCAGTGACATGGTGCTGCTGGCCACCACGGTGCCCACGCCCTACATCACCGACGCGAGCCTGCTGTCCCACCATCCCATCGTGCTCAACATTTCACTGCGCGACGTGTCGCCGGAGATCGTCCTCGCGAGCCACAACATCGTGGATGACGTGGAGCACGTGATGAAGGCCAACACCTCGCCTCACCTGGCGGAGAAGCTCAGCGGGGGACGCGGCTTCGTCACCGGCACACTGGCCCAGCTCATCCAGGGGGAGTGCAAGGTGGACCGCTCGCGCACCATCCTCTTCTCGCCCTTCGGGCTGGGGGTGTTGGACCTGGCGGTGGGCTCGTGGGTGTTCGAGCAGGCGAAGGCCGCCGGGAAGACCGTGGAGATCAACGACTTCTTCTACGAGCTGACGCGCTAG
- a CDS encoding Mu transposase domain-containing protein encodes MRHIREVLRQKWEQKRSHREVASSLGISAGAVGSVLARATAAKLSWEQVEQMREEELEERLYGVAPKPAAQRPLPDPVYIHTERKKPGVTLELLHLEYLEKHPDGYRYTQFCEYYRQWLARNRLTMRQEHRAGEKLFIDYSGNKPHLVDSNTGERVEVELFVAVLGASNYTYAEATRTQRGPDFIASHQRCFMYLGGVPGALVPDQLKSGVTRACRFYSVPYALVHQVLEARVTATTVELYQRGERVASHVRSDERGRHTTQPEHMPKAHQKHWVGCRHLVWVTSEGPSL; translated from the coding sequence ATGCGTCACATACGAGAAGTGCTACGGCAGAAGTGGGAGCAGAAGAGAAGCCACCGGGAGGTGGCCAGCAGCCTGGGAATCAGCGCGGGAGCGGTGGGGAGCGTGCTGGCGCGCGCCACGGCCGCGAAGCTGAGCTGGGAGCAGGTGGAGCAGATGAGGGAGGAGGAGCTGGAGGAGCGGCTGTATGGCGTCGCGCCGAAGCCCGCGGCCCAGCGGCCCCTGCCCGACCCGGTGTACATCCACACGGAGAGAAAGAAGCCCGGCGTCACGCTGGAGTTGTTGCACCTGGAGTACCTGGAGAAGCATCCGGACGGGTACCGCTACACGCAGTTCTGCGAGTACTACCGGCAGTGGCTGGCCAGAAACCGGCTCACCATGAGGCAGGAGCACCGGGCGGGAGAGAAGCTCTTCATCGACTACTCGGGAAACAAGCCGCACCTGGTGGACTCAAATACGGGCGAGCGCGTGGAGGTGGAGCTGTTCGTGGCGGTGCTGGGGGCCTCCAACTACACGTACGCGGAGGCCACGCGCACGCAGCGAGGGCCGGACTTCATCGCCAGCCACCAGCGCTGTTTCATGTACCTCGGCGGCGTGCCGGGAGCGCTGGTGCCCGACCAGCTCAAGAGCGGGGTGACGCGAGCGTGCCGCTTCTACTCGGTGCCGTACGCGCTGGTGCACCAGGTGCTGGAGGCGCGGGTGACGGCCACCACGGTGGAGCTGTACCAGCGCGGCGAGCGCGTGGCGAGCCACGTGCGCAGCGACGAGCGGGGCCGGCACACCACGCAGCCCGAGCACATGCCCAAGGCGCACCAGAAGCACTGGGTCGGTTGCCGCCACCTTGTCTGGGTGACGTCCGAAGGCCCTTCCTTGTGA
- a CDS encoding DUF4865 family protein, translating into MIAMQYSFVLPADYDMSIVDRRIAEKGHLMDGFPELVFKAYLSARKKARQPSDSENLYAPFYLWKSPAGMNEFLSGPGFVGLTQSFGWPSVKTWSVWHAEVSPRIAEARFASRETVPIPPHAALDALRASETGRAKNRVHDDGALASLVGFEPTTWTLVRFQLWAELPSNHGLEDRHLYSVGHVSLAVGPHTCGSSSPDHDDLFYAVK; encoded by the coding sequence ATGATTGCCATGCAATACAGCTTCGTTCTGCCCGCCGACTACGACATGTCGATTGTCGACCGCCGCATCGCCGAAAAGGGCCACCTCATGGATGGCTTCCCAGAGCTGGTGTTCAAGGCCTATCTCAGCGCTCGAAAGAAGGCGCGGCAGCCGTCGGACTCCGAGAACCTGTATGCACCCTTCTACCTTTGGAAGTCACCCGCGGGGATGAACGAGTTCCTGAGCGGACCGGGCTTCGTCGGCCTGACGCAATCGTTCGGCTGGCCGTCCGTGAAGACCTGGTCCGTATGGCATGCGGAAGTGTCGCCGAGGATCGCGGAGGCGCGCTTCGCCTCACGCGAAACGGTTCCCATCCCGCCCCATGCCGCGCTCGATGCCCTGCGCGCTTCCGAAACCGGACGCGCGAAGAACCGCGTGCACGATGACGGCGCGCTGGCGTCACTCGTCGGCTTCGAGCCGACCACCTGGACCCTGGTGCGCTTTCAGCTCTGGGCCGAGCTTCCCTCCAACCACGGGCTCGAGGACCGCCATCTCTACTCAGTCGGGCACGTGTCCCTGGCTGTAGGCCCGCACACGTGCGGTTCATCTTCTCCCGACCACGACGACCTGTTCTACGCTGTGAAGTAG
- a CDS encoding tautomerase family protein yields MPLARISLLRGRSPTFLKALSDNVHRALVEAFEVPPDDRFQIIHQHEPEELVFDRHYLCGPRSDNYVLVCITAGRRRTRGVKQAFYQRLAELLADAPGIRPEDIMVVVNTTEAEDWSFGRGIAAVPNSTLQEDSR; encoded by the coding sequence ATGCCCCTGGCCCGTATTTCGCTGCTCAGAGGAAGATCGCCGACGTTCTTGAAGGCGCTGTCCGACAACGTGCACCGCGCGCTGGTCGAGGCGTTCGAGGTGCCACCGGACGATCGTTTTCAAATCATTCATCAGCATGAACCGGAAGAACTGGTGTTCGACCGGCACTACCTGTGCGGCCCGCGTTCCGACAACTACGTCCTGGTCTGCATTACGGCGGGCAGACGCCGTACGCGCGGCGTCAAGCAGGCTTTCTATCAGCGGCTGGCGGAACTGCTGGCCGATGCGCCCGGCATCCGGCCGGAGGACATCATGGTGGTCGTCAACACCACCGAGGCCGAGGACTGGTCGTTCGGGCGCGGAATCGCGGCGGTGCCCAATTCCACCCTTCAAGAGGATTCACGATGA
- a CDS encoding LysR substrate-binding domain-containing protein, with amino-acid sequence MLIKKIGNFRIDDSKKRDGCMRKVNFDLDALRSFSTGMELGSFAKAADKLGRSTSAISAQLKKLEEQAGTPILRKEGRGLGLTDAGEVLLGYARRILELNDEAWMALGGLELEGWVRLGMQEDFGEHLLSDVLGRFARSHPGVRIEAKIARNGELMTQVRTAKLDLVLAWQAGNDIPHTESVGTYPLQWIGPADRPLGPWRERGGPVPLVAFEAPCLMRSMATEALDRAGIPWRLVFTSHSLGGVWAAVAAGLGVTVRTRFGMTPGLRVLSPEEYGLPKLPALGLAIHRAEAEPAPVCRRLHEIMRESIAELEGRLR; translated from the coding sequence ATGTTGATCAAGAAAATCGGGAACTTTCGAATCGATGATTCGAAAAAGCGGGATGGTTGCATGCGCAAGGTGAATTTCGATCTGGATGCGTTGCGCAGCTTCAGCACCGGCATGGAGCTCGGCAGCTTCGCCAAGGCCGCCGACAAGCTGGGCCGCTCGACCTCCGCCATCAGCGCGCAGCTGAAGAAGCTGGAGGAGCAGGCGGGCACGCCGATCTTGCGCAAGGAAGGGCGGGGCCTGGGTCTGACGGACGCCGGCGAGGTGCTGCTCGGTTATGCGCGCCGCATCCTGGAGCTGAATGACGAGGCGTGGATGGCGCTGGGCGGCCTGGAGCTGGAGGGATGGGTGCGGCTCGGCATGCAGGAGGACTTCGGCGAACACCTGTTGTCCGACGTGCTGGGGCGCTTCGCTCGCAGCCATCCGGGAGTGCGTATCGAAGCGAAGATCGCGCGCAACGGGGAGCTGATGACGCAGGTGCGGACGGCGAAGCTCGACCTGGTGCTTGCGTGGCAGGCGGGAAACGATATCCCGCATACGGAGTCGGTTGGCACGTATCCGCTGCAGTGGATCGGACCTGCCGACCGGCCGCTGGGACCCTGGCGCGAACGCGGCGGGCCGGTGCCCCTGGTCGCCTTCGAAGCGCCGTGCCTGATGCGCAGCATGGCGACCGAAGCGCTGGACCGCGCCGGCATTCCGTGGCGGCTCGTGTTCACGAGTCACAGCCTCGGCGGCGTCTGGGCGGCCGTCGCCGCGGGGCTGGGTGTCACGGTGCGCACGCGTTTTGGCATGACACCGGGCTTACGTGTCCTGAGCCCCGAAGAATACGGTCTGCCGAAGCTGCCCGCGCTCGGTCTTGCCATTCATCGCGCCGAAGCCGAGCCCGCGCCGGTTTGCCGACGGCTGCATGAAATCATGCGTGAGAGCATCGCGGAACTGGAAGGCCGGCTTCGGTAG
- a CDS encoding DHA2 family efflux MFS transporter permease subunit: MSALFVGSFMSVLGSSTITIAIPELQRHFGADLSLLQWTLTGFMLAMGTSAPLTGYLGGRFSFKWVYVASLVGFLLTSVLCGVAWDARSLVVFRFLQGAFCGAIMPVTMTLIYQLVPRERQALAASLWSLSASLAPAFGPTFAGWLITLGNWRWLFFINVPLGLVAVGLAVRTIPFYRLQAPKAFDLPGLLTVITGTLSLLVALSQGRGWGWTDVKTVSLFLLGTLSLIVFVVRELRTSAPLLDLRVLTNGRYVVTLIISSIITISLYSGAFLVPLFLQKIQGVTPLETGLILLPASLAMALLMPLVGRLYGPLGPSTLMAAGVLLIAGGTYALSRLTPEIPRSYMVVWMLVRNVGISLSMMPASNAGMEQIPRELSGHASSISNWLRNVFGAFSIAIFTSLLSTFTAREAQVLMQQGMTERRQIELFSFVEGINDVYLVATVIALVAVPLSLGIRKKPRMFPAPVEAR, encoded by the coding sequence ATGTCCGCCCTCTTCGTCGGGTCGTTCATGTCCGTGCTGGGCTCGAGCACGATCACGATCGCCATCCCCGAGCTGCAGAGACATTTCGGTGCCGACCTGTCCCTGCTGCAGTGGACCCTGACGGGCTTCATGCTCGCCATGGGGACGAGCGCTCCGCTCACCGGCTATCTCGGCGGACGCTTCAGCTTCAAATGGGTGTACGTGGCCAGCCTGGTGGGCTTCCTCCTGACGTCCGTGCTGTGTGGGGTGGCCTGGGATGCGCGCTCGCTCGTGGTCTTCCGGTTCCTGCAAGGCGCGTTCTGCGGCGCCATCATGCCCGTGACCATGACGCTCATCTACCAGCTCGTTCCACGGGAACGGCAGGCGCTGGCCGCCAGTCTCTGGAGCCTGTCGGCGAGCCTCGCTCCCGCGTTCGGGCCGACCTTCGCGGGCTGGTTGATCACCCTGGGCAACTGGCGGTGGCTGTTCTTCATCAACGTTCCGCTCGGCCTCGTCGCCGTGGGCCTGGCCGTGCGGACCATTCCCTTCTACCGCCTGCAGGCCCCGAAGGCGTTCGATCTCCCCGGGCTGCTCACCGTCATCACCGGTACCCTGTCGCTCTTGGTCGCCCTGAGCCAGGGGAGGGGCTGGGGGTGGACCGATGTGAAGACCGTGTCCCTGTTCCTGCTCGGGACGCTGTCACTGATCGTCTTCGTCGTCAGGGAATTGCGGACGAGCGCTCCGCTGCTCGACCTGCGCGTGCTCACGAACGGCCGCTATGTGGTGACGCTGATCATCTCGAGCATCATCACGATCAGCCTGTATTCGGGCGCGTTCCTCGTGCCCCTGTTCCTGCAGAAGATCCAGGGCGTGACGCCGCTCGAGACCGGATTGATCCTCCTTCCGGCCTCCCTGGCCATGGCGCTCCTGATGCCCCTGGTCGGGCGCCTGTATGGCCCGCTCGGACCGAGCACGCTCATGGCGGCCGGCGTCCTGCTGATCGCGGGAGGCACGTATGCCTTGAGCCGGTTGACGCCGGAGATTCCACGCTCCTACATGGTGGTGTGGATGCTGGTGCGCAACGTGGGCATCTCTCTGTCCATGATGCCGGCCAGCAACGCGGGCATGGAGCAGATTCCCCGCGAGCTGAGCGGCCACGCCTCCTCCATCAGCAACTGGTTGCGAAACGTGTTCGGGGCATTCTCGATCGCCATCTTCACGTCGCTCCTGTCCACCTTCACGGCCCGGGAGGCGCAGGTGCTCATGCAGCAGGGGATGACGGAGCGCCGTCAGATCGAGTTGTTCTCGTTCGTGGAGGGCATCAACGACGTCTACCTGGTGGCCACGGTCATCGCCCTGGTGGCGGTGCCCCTCAGCCTGGGAATCCGCAAGAAGCCGAGGATGTTCCCGGCCCCCGTGGAAGCACGATAG